The following coding sequences lie in one Actinomycetota bacterium genomic window:
- a CDS encoding cyclic nucleotide-binding domain-containing protein has protein sequence MTEILSERGVFGAVHGAMARAPEQDHEGGIWSRLSERLDPATYRPQLRPDVEVKTFRLRWGNDYAMIANPTELLHYELSLNDVPLLQLMDGTRTVREIVVERLQESGDMELDGVADLVRELRVGNFLTDRYVDARKIVDRAAHPASLARAKTREFVTTLSVDWAGAHRLVDWLYRRFVRFFFTPVLGVAAAVVAALGLVAFAAVYRSGRFELGGGSAAIQTFILLGMDYVLTFIHELGHAVVLVHHGRKVKSAGFMIYFGSPVFFVESSEVLMLDRKERIAQSFAGPYAELIVSGIAVIFIWAFPHAAVSPFLFTWAVINYFVIFMNLIPLLELDGYFILADVIQVPDLRPRSLRFIRYDLFRKLRRRERVTKQEVGLALYGIVGVAFTILSVFTAFFFWETIFGGLISALWDGGVFGRLLLIALALFVAGPAIRGVIKLVRSFAKKIKGWVDALRFKLETGWRVEAAELIDGSPIFEDLPEDVLSDLAGRVQLKRYPAGKPVFRQGDRPHALYVVRRGKLEVVEEDESTGKDNVIRALERGDMFGELGLVDGAPRSATVRPVVDAQLFEIDESTFDRLLSDSVNLPDFAPTLQQAAELRSLPPFASLGSASIAELLRHGRWIAVSPDEVLVEQGDHGDAFYVIGSGRAEVLQDDEAIRSIGAGEHFGELALLMGIPRTASVVARTPMRVFEVEREGFDQVVAGIFHRGVVSAAPIERTAEH, from the coding sequence GTGACCGAGATCCTGAGCGAGCGTGGCGTCTTCGGGGCCGTGCACGGTGCGATGGCCAGAGCTCCGGAGCAGGACCATGAAGGAGGGATCTGGTCGAGGCTGTCGGAGCGCCTCGACCCGGCCACGTACCGCCCGCAGCTCCGACCGGACGTCGAGGTCAAGACCTTCAGGCTTCGTTGGGGCAACGACTACGCGATGATCGCCAACCCGACGGAGCTGTTGCACTACGAGTTGTCGCTGAACGACGTTCCGCTCCTGCAGTTGATGGACGGAACGCGGACCGTCCGCGAGATCGTCGTCGAGCGGTTGCAGGAATCGGGCGACATGGAGCTGGACGGCGTTGCCGACCTCGTCCGTGAGCTGCGCGTGGGGAACTTCCTCACCGACCGGTACGTCGACGCTCGGAAGATCGTCGATCGGGCGGCGCACCCGGCGTCGCTGGCGCGGGCGAAGACGCGCGAGTTCGTCACTACGCTCTCCGTCGATTGGGCCGGAGCGCACCGGCTCGTCGATTGGTTGTACCGTCGCTTCGTCCGCTTCTTCTTCACGCCGGTATTGGGCGTTGCCGCCGCCGTCGTGGCCGCTCTCGGTTTGGTCGCCTTCGCGGCCGTGTATCGAAGCGGTCGCTTCGAGCTCGGCGGCGGATCGGCTGCGATCCAGACATTCATCTTGCTGGGGATGGATTACGTCCTGACCTTCATCCACGAGCTGGGCCACGCCGTCGTCCTGGTCCACCACGGACGCAAGGTGAAGAGCGCCGGTTTCATGATCTATTTCGGCTCTCCCGTCTTCTTCGTCGAGTCGTCGGAGGTGCTGATGCTCGACCGCAAGGAGCGGATCGCACAGTCCTTCGCCGGACCGTACGCGGAGCTCATCGTCTCGGGCATCGCCGTGATCTTCATCTGGGCCTTTCCTCACGCGGCGGTCTCACCGTTCCTCTTCACCTGGGCTGTCATCAACTATTTCGTCATCTTCATGAACCTCATCCCACTGCTCGAGCTCGACGGCTATTTCATCCTGGCGGATGTGATCCAGGTGCCGGACCTCCGTCCGCGGTCCTTGCGCTTCATCCGGTATGACCTGTTTCGCAAGCTGCGCCGACGCGAGCGCGTGACGAAGCAGGAGGTCGGGCTGGCGCTCTACGGCATCGTCGGCGTCGCGTTCACGATCCTGTCCGTGTTCACTGCGTTCTTCTTCTGGGAGACGATCTTCGGTGGCCTCATCTCGGCGCTGTGGGACGGCGGCGTCTTCGGTCGACTGCTTCTGATTGCTCTCGCCCTGTTCGTGGCGGGTCCGGCCATCCGCGGGGTGATCAAGCTCGTGCGGTCGTTCGCGAAGAAGATCAAGGGATGGGTCGACGCCTTGAGGTTCAAGCTCGAAACGGGGTGGCGCGTCGAGGCCGCGGAGCTGATCGATGGCTCGCCGATCTTCGAAGACCTGCCCGAGGATGTGCTGTCCGACCTCGCGGGCCGTGTCCAGCTGAAGCGATATCCGGCCGGCAAGCCCGTCTTCCGCCAGGGAGATCGACCCCACGCCCTCTACGTTGTCCGACGGGGGAAGCTCGAGGTCGTCGAGGAGGACGAGAGCACAGGAAAGGACAACGTCATCCGAGCGCTGGAGCGCGGAGACATGTTCGGTGAGCTCGGCCTGGTCGACGGTGCGCCGCGTTCGGCGACGGTCCGTCCGGTCGTGGACGCACAGCTGTTCGAGATCGACGAGAGCACGTTCGACCGTCTGCTGAGCGACAGCGTCAACCTTCCCGATTTCGCCCCGACGCTTCAGCAAGCGGCGGAGCTCCGATCACTCCCCCCGTTCGCGTCGCTCGGGTCGGCCTCGATCGCGGAGCTGCTTCGTCATGGTCGATGGATCGCCGTCTCGCCCGATGAGGTCCTGGTCGAGCAGGGTGACCACGGTGACGCGTTCTACGTGATCGGGTCGGGGCGCGCAGAGGTGCTCCAGGACGACGAAGCGATCCGGTCGATCGGCGCGGGAGAGCACTTCGGCGAGCTCGCGTTGCTCATGGGCATCCCTCGCACGGCGTCCGTCGTCGCGCGAACGCCGATGCGCGTCTTCGAGGTCGAACGCGAGGGGTTCGACCAGGTCGTTGCGGGCATCTTCCACCGGGGCGTCGTGTCCGCGGCTCCGATCGAGCGCACGGCCGAGCACTGA
- a CDS encoding HemK/PrmC family methyltransferase: MNAGDLVDEAVKTLKASPAIDHWQRDRELIEAEDLLGHAIGTEDFDRDTEVSPGERRRFERMIERRVKGEPVQLIKGYAIFRGMEVLARPGVFVPRDSTEFLAEQAVRRVRRRRRPVLVDVATGGGGIALAVVNEVRRARVYGTDISPEAIRVARANARKLRLPATFVVGDLYGGLPKHLRGGVDVVTLHPPYVARSELRELPQEIRRWEPAHTLTDRSPDGLGIVERSTTEAPAWLRPGGWLLIEVSPDRARAVRSVMRRTGFRDVRSTMDRGFKVTRVLVGRSP; the protein is encoded by the coding sequence GTGAACGCCGGGGATCTCGTCGACGAGGCCGTCAAGACACTCAAGGCGTCGCCGGCCATCGATCACTGGCAACGAGATCGCGAGCTCATCGAGGCTGAAGACCTGCTCGGCCACGCGATCGGTACTGAGGACTTCGACCGCGACACGGAGGTCTCCCCGGGCGAGCGGCGCCGCTTCGAGCGGATGATCGAGCGTCGCGTGAAGGGCGAGCCGGTTCAGTTGATCAAGGGGTACGCGATCTTCCGTGGTATGGAAGTCCTCGCTCGGCCGGGCGTGTTCGTCCCACGGGACTCGACGGAGTTCCTCGCAGAGCAGGCCGTTCGTCGGGTGCGTCGCAGGAGACGACCGGTGCTCGTGGATGTCGCGACCGGCGGAGGGGGCATCGCGCTGGCCGTTGTGAACGAGGTTCGGCGCGCGCGCGTCTACGGCACCGACATCTCCCCCGAGGCGATCCGCGTCGCACGGGCAAACGCGCGCAAGCTTCGCCTCCCAGCGACGTTCGTGGTCGGTGATCTGTACGGCGGGCTGCCGAAGCACCTCCGCGGCGGCGTAGACGTCGTGACCTTGCACCCGCCGTACGTCGCCAGGTCGGAGCTCCGGGAGTTGCCCCAGGAGATCCGACGGTGGGAGCCGGCGCACACGCTCACCGACCGGAGTCCCGATGGACTGGGAATCGTGGAACGGAGCACGACCGAGGCGCCGGCCTGGCTCCGTCCGGGCGGCTGGCTGCTGATCGAGGTGAGTCCCGATCGCGCGCGCGCCGTGCGCTCCGTGATGCGGCGAACCGGGTTCCGCGACGTACGGAGCACGATGGATCGCGGGTTCAAGGTGACGCGCGTGCTCGTCGGTCGGTCGCCCTGA
- the groL gene encoding chaperonin GroEL (60 kDa chaperone family; promotes refolding of misfolded polypeptides especially under stressful conditions; forms two stacked rings of heptamers to form a barrel-shaped 14mer; ends can be capped by GroES; misfolded proteins enter the barrel where they are refolded when GroES binds), whose protein sequence is MAPKLISYDEEARRALERGMDMLANAVKITLGPRGRNVVLEKKWGAPTITNDGVSIAKEIELEEPLEKVGAELVKEVAKKTDDVAGDGTTTATVLAQSIVKEGLRNVAAGANPMAIKRGIERAVELAVESIKNQSKEVEQKEEIAHVGAISAADPEIGEQIAEAVDKVGKDGVITVEESNTFGMELELVEGMRFDKGYISPYFITDAERMEAVLEEPYILIANQKISAVKDLLPVLEKVMQGGKPLLVIAEDVEGEALATLVVNKIRGTFRSGAVKAPGFGDRRKAMLQDIAILTGGQVISEEVGLKLENATIDLLGSARKIVVTKDDTTVVEGGGREEDIKGRINQIKAEIDKTDSDYDREKLQERLARLAGGVAVIKVGAATEVELKEKKHRIEDAVQSTKAAVEEGVVPGGGVSLLNAQAALDKVDLEGDELTGAVIVRRALEEPLKQIAHNAGLEGGVVIEKVRGLDVGHGLDAATGEYADMFKAGIIDPTKVTRSALQNAASIAALFLTTEAVVAEKPEKEKAPPMPGGGGDMDF, encoded by the coding sequence ATGGCACCGAAGCTCATCTCGTACGACGAGGAAGCGCGGCGAGCCCTCGAGCGCGGCATGGACATGCTGGCCAACGCGGTCAAGATCACGCTCGGGCCGAGGGGTCGCAACGTCGTCCTCGAGAAGAAGTGGGGAGCCCCCACGATCACCAATGATGGCGTGTCGATCGCCAAGGAGATCGAGCTCGAGGAACCGCTGGAGAAGGTCGGCGCCGAGCTCGTCAAGGAGGTCGCGAAGAAGACCGACGACGTAGCGGGCGACGGCACGACCACCGCCACGGTCCTGGCACAGTCGATCGTCAAGGAAGGGCTGCGAAACGTCGCGGCCGGCGCCAACCCGATGGCGATCAAGCGCGGCATCGAGCGCGCGGTCGAGCTCGCCGTCGAGAGCATCAAGAACCAGTCCAAGGAAGTGGAGCAGAAGGAGGAGATCGCCCATGTCGGCGCGATCTCCGCGGCCGACCCCGAGATCGGCGAGCAGATCGCCGAAGCTGTGGACAAGGTCGGGAAGGACGGCGTGATCACCGTCGAGGAGTCGAACACCTTCGGCATGGAGCTCGAGCTCGTCGAGGGCATGCGGTTCGACAAGGGATACATCTCGCCGTACTTCATCACTGACGCCGAACGCATGGAGGCCGTGCTCGAGGAGCCGTACATCCTCATCGCCAACCAGAAGATCAGCGCGGTGAAGGACCTGCTCCCGGTGCTCGAGAAGGTGATGCAGGGCGGCAAGCCGCTCCTGGTGATCGCCGAAGACGTCGAGGGCGAGGCACTTGCCACGCTGGTGGTGAACAAGATCCGTGGCACGTTCCGCTCGGGCGCGGTCAAGGCGCCGGGCTTCGGCGACCGCCGCAAGGCAATGCTCCAGGACATCGCGATCCTCACCGGCGGTCAGGTCATCTCCGAGGAGGTCGGCCTGAAGCTCGAGAACGCGACCATCGACCTGCTCGGCTCGGCCCGGAAGATCGTCGTGACCAAGGACGACACGACGGTCGTCGAGGGCGGCGGCAGGGAAGAGGACATCAAGGGCCGGATCAACCAGATCAAGGCCGAGATCGACAAGACGGACTCCGACTACGACCGCGAGAAGCTGCAGGAGCGGCTGGCGCGTCTCGCGGGCGGCGTCGCGGTGATCAAGGTCGGCGCGGCCACCGAGGTCGAGCTGAAGGAGAAGAAGCACCGCATCGAGGACGCCGTGCAGTCGACGAAGGCCGCTGTCGAGGAGGGCGTCGTCCCCGGTGGAGGCGTCTCGCTCCTCAACGCGCAGGCCGCCCTGGACAAGGTGGACCTCGAGGGCGACGAGCTCACGGGCGCCGTGATCGTCCGGCGGGCGCTGGAGGAGCCGCTCAAGCAGATCGCCCACAACGCGGGTCTGGAGGGCGGTGTGGTGATCGAGAAGGTACGCGGTCTGGACGTCGGTCACGGGCTCGACGCGGCGACGGGGGAGTACGCCGACATGTTCAAGGCCGGCATCATCGACCCCACGAAGGTCACGCGCTCGGCGCTGCAGAACGCCGCATCGATCGCGGCGTTGTTCCTGACGACCGAAGCAGTCGTGGCCGAGAAGCCCGAGAAGGAGAAGGCGCCGCCGATGCCCGGCGGTGGCGGTGACATGGACTTCTGA
- a CDS encoding thioesterase family protein — MLERTIAIRWRDMDAYGHVNNAVYLTYLEEARDAWVQQMLGSVTDTWHFVLARVAIDFKQELTQDDERVVVRCSLASVGRGSIRTREEIVRRDGSLSAVAESVIVPRDPATLRSRPLTEDERGALERDAAPSS; from the coding sequence ATGCTCGAGCGGACCATCGCGATCCGCTGGCGCGACATGGACGCGTACGGCCACGTGAACAACGCCGTCTACCTGACGTACCTCGAGGAAGCGCGCGACGCGTGGGTCCAACAGATGCTCGGATCGGTCACCGATACGTGGCACTTCGTGCTCGCGCGCGTGGCCATCGACTTCAAGCAGGAGCTGACGCAGGACGATGAGCGGGTCGTCGTTCGATGCTCGCTGGCGTCGGTGGGACGCGGGAGCATCCGGACGCGAGAGGAGATCGTTCGTCGCGATGGTTCGCTGTCGGCCGTGGCGGAGTCGGTGATCGTCCCCCGCGATCCCGCGACCCTTCGCTCTCGACCGCTCACCGAGGACGAACGCGGCGCGCTCGAGCGGGACGCGGCACCCTCGAGCTGA
- a CDS encoding co-chaperone GroES: MSAAPKHKPKARGKRTPKEEVRLTGDRIVVENPEDGERKTRAGLLIPATAAPAPKRCVWGEVALVGPDVRAVRAGDRILYLPQAGLEIELDGREYLLLRERDVQAIASPANGQEAQPGQYL; this comes from the coding sequence GTGAGCGCGGCACCCAAACACAAGCCGAAGGCGCGAGGAAAGCGGACCCCCAAGGAAGAGGTCCGGCTCACCGGCGACCGGATCGTCGTCGAGAACCCCGAGGACGGCGAACGCAAGACGCGGGCCGGGCTGCTGATCCCGGCCACGGCGGCGCCCGCGCCGAAGCGTTGCGTCTGGGGCGAGGTAGCGCTGGTCGGCCCCGACGTCCGCGCCGTTCGCGCGGGCGACCGCATCCTCTACCTTCCGCAGGCCGGTCTGGAGATCGAGCTCGATGGGCGCGAGTACCTGCTCCTGCGCGAGCGTGATGTCCAGGCAATCGCGTCTCCCGCGAACGGCCAGGAGGCGCAACCGGGCCAGTATCTGTAG
- a CDS encoding secondary thiamine-phosphate synthase enzyme YjbQ produces the protein MNVEEFSLDTHGRRVVDITDRVATFASSSGGDGLLHVFAPHATAGLALMETGSGSEEDLERLLQRLLPRDDRYAHRHGSVGHGGDHLLPVLVSPSLVLSVRSGRVSLGTWQRIVLVDPNHENDTRRVRLSFLSG, from the coding sequence GTGAACGTCGAGGAGTTCAGTCTCGACACGCACGGCCGTCGAGTCGTGGACATCACCGATCGGGTCGCGACGTTCGCGTCGAGCTCGGGTGGCGACGGACTGCTCCACGTGTTCGCGCCGCACGCGACGGCGGGTCTCGCGCTCATGGAGACGGGATCGGGATCGGAGGAAGACCTCGAGCGGCTCCTCCAGCGGCTGCTGCCGCGCGACGACCGATACGCGCACCGTCACGGCTCGGTCGGACACGGCGGCGATCACCTGTTGCCCGTCCTCGTGTCCCCGTCGCTGGTCCTCTCGGTCCGGAGCGGGCGAGTGTCGCTCGGCACGTGGCAGCGGATCGTCCTCGTGGATCCGAACCACGAGAACGACACGCGCCGAGTGCGGTTGTCGTTCCTGAGCGGCTGA
- a CDS encoding NIL domain-containing protein, which yields MSKARLHLTFPEDLISEPVIHRMGTEFGLVTNIRRANLDEERGGWIIVEVDGDDDRIAEAVSWLADIGLQVDRID from the coding sequence ATGTCGAAGGCTCGCCTCCATCTCACGTTCCCCGAGGACCTCATCTCGGAGCCCGTCATCCATCGGATGGGGACGGAGTTCGGTCTGGTCACCAACATCCGGCGGGCGAACCTCGACGAGGAACGCGGCGGCTGGATCATCGTCGAGGTCGATGGCGACGACGACCGAATCGCCGAGGCCGTGAGCTGGCTCGCGGACATCGGCCTGCAGGTGGACCGGATCGACTGA